The proteins below come from a single Lepeophtheirus salmonis chromosome 4, UVic_Lsal_1.4, whole genome shotgun sequence genomic window:
- the LOC121116140 gene encoding toll-like receptor 6, protein MERILLYLKILFLVFIPNSVSESGCEFKKSSKNEDILRVTCSSQYSVNSNPSSFLDGYRSVHIECKDGEPVDWALYRGVLFGRNGSLESIAFENCENMENLLTEGYLRQSFNLEIAGARLRHFPGKHLHCSLNYLDLRDNDIRNLNLDPFCSKNSLKELNLARNVLKVLHNEVFLGWYSLSKLNLSGNRINSIEENALQPLQGLTSLDLSQNLISVLSPSTFIHLKRLATINLSKNRLVGISPETFPSSLVILNLSENKLRSDLSFKQMQYLENLDISKNEIANLHPSMLGNSVPGLLYLDLSFNRLSRISLRRLHQLQKVRLEGNVLERLDPEMFDMNMTELHVLDLTSNEIESIHPNAFINCPALEDVSLKKNKLTYFPSDAISKILSLKVLNIGRNRIIKLSNGTFPVQMKYLHSLILDENAIEEVGSDVFMRLPNLKTLHLSKNRIQKLYRNLFINNKDMEVVKLDSNRLDDIVGLFKGLPKLNWLNISNNAIDKFDWFLVPNSLHWLDLKHNAIEEIGNYFSLEKEFSLLKSLDVSHNKLTFIGPKILPKNLQFLILRNNFISEIQMHTFIDMKELERVDLFTNQIKHLSKQSLQLSQDLRKRTEFYLGENPFVCDCDLEWLIRINNEDDHLKNSAFSLNGPHNKTYIRNYPFVKDLDSISCLSERSESNQVIPLIQSTDFLCIYKTHCYSLCLCCDYDACDCEMTCPDHCRCYHDGSWSINIVDCHSAGLDQPPTAIPMDATEVYLQGNDFKKLTSHSFIGRKNLKILFLNSSNIEVILNNTFSGLRRLKILHLENNRITNLTGNEFQSLINLKALYLEGNRISHIHSKTFSYLKELEILRLHDNKLITFHFDIILNGLRSLKVLSLSRNKWNCSDCSWIEASRPWRNLIIDSFSCFDGNYSNAITCPLEDSGLGSSLDLSENRKKIFFESYLPVFIVAGSFLIVLLVFFGVIFYYRQEIRILAFDWSGLRSNGAYDVESKEYDVYVGYSAADDQWVRQILAVHLEEEEHYKLILHHRDFHPNPQLADTILSGSENASSLIFVISKHFISFEWSRFEVRSAMHSVLRRRNSPNRTKARKAIFLLLGDVSTKELDPDLRSYLKNNSTIKRTDKLFWSRLRYRLPEPSSQIAPGTLNLHDTFYTIPFPNEASTLSNHTLLRSNNDDDILYHQHNGYEQNHYFTLSSRLSNGQRVYDENNLQITPKFLDRTYK, encoded by the coding sequence ATGGAAAGGATCCTACTATATTTAAAGATCCTATTCCTTGTCTTCATTCCCAATTCGGTTTCAGAGTCCGGATGTGAATTTAAAAAGTCCTCAAAGAATGAAGATATTCTCCGTGTAACATGTAGTTCTCAATACAGCGTGAATTCGAATCCCTCCTCCTTCTTGGACGGATATCGTAGTGTTCATATTGAATGTAAGGATGGAGAGCCTGTGGATTGGGCTCTTTATAGGGGAGTTCTCTTTGGGAGAAATGGCTCCTTAGAGTCCATAGCATTTGAAAACTGTGAGAATATGGAAAATCTACTTACAGAAGGCTATTTGCGTCAGTCATTTAATTTGGAAATAGCGGGTGCCCGACTACGACACTTTCCGGGAAAGCATCTTCATTGCTCTTTAAACTACTTAGACCTAAGAGACAATGACATTCGCAACTTAAATCTAGATCCATTCtgttcaaaaaattcattaaaagaGCTGAATCTAGCAAGAAATGTTCTTAAAGTACTCCATAATGAAGTCTTTTTAGGGTGGTACTCcctttcaaaactaaatttgaGCGGGAATCGTATTAATTCCATTGAAGAAAACGCATTACAACCTCTTCAAGGCCTCACATCCCTGGATTTGAGTCAAAATCTCATCTCTGTCCTAAGTCCCTCAACATTTATCCATCTAAAAAGACTCGCAACAATCAATCTATCTAAAAATCGCCTTGTAGGCATTTCCCCGGAAACATTTCCAAGCTCTCTTGTGATTCTGAACCTTTCAGAGAATAAACTACGCTCGGATCTGAGTTTTAAACAGATGCAATATCTTGAAAATTTggatatatcaaaaaatgaaattgctaACCTGCATCCTTCAATGCTTGGTAATTCCGTTCCAGGACTACTCTACTTGGATCTCTCTTTTAATCGACTCTCCAGAATATCACTACGACGCTTACATCAACTTCAAAAAGTAAGGCTGGAGGGGAATGTACTCGAAAGACTGGATCCAGAAATGTTTGATATGAACATGACGGAGTTACATGTCTTGGATTTGACATCCAACGAAATTGAGAGCATACATCCGAATGCCTTCATTAATTGTCCTGCCCTCGAGGATGTctcactgaaaaaaaataaactcacaTATTTCCCCTCTGATGCTATATCCAAAATTTTGTCacttaaagttttaaatattggaCGGAATCGCATCATTAAGTTGAGCAACGGCACATTCCCCGTTCAAATGAAATATCTGCACAGTCTAATACTGGATGAAAATGCCATTGAAGAAGTGGGCTCTGATGTTTTTATGAGACTAcccaatttaaaaacattacatCTGAGCAAAAACaggattcaaaaattgtataGGAATTTGTTTATCAATAACAAGGACATGGAAGTCGTCAAACTTGACTCGAATCGCTTAGATGATATTGTGGGACTATTCAAGGGCCTTCCCAAACTCAACTGGCTTAACATATCGAACAATGCAATCGACAAATTTGATTGGTTCTTAGTTCCTAATAGTCTTCATTGGCTGGATTTAAAGCACAATGCCATTGAGGAAATTGGAAACTATTTTAGTTTGGAGAAGGAGTTTTCCCTACTTAAAAGCCTGGATGTTtctcataataaattaacattcatTGGTCCAAAAATTTTGCcgaaaaatcttcaatttcttattttgagaaataacttTATATCAGAAATTCAAATGCATACATTCATCGATATGAAGGAGTTGGAGCGTGTGGATTTGTTCACGAATCAAATCAAGCATTTGAGCAAACAAAGTCTTCAATTATCTCAGGATTTGAGGAAACGAACGGAATTTTATCTCGGAGAAAATCCATTTGTGTGTGACTGTGATCTGGAGTGGCTTATTCGTATCAACAACGAAGATGATCATCTTAAAAACAGTGCTTTTTCTTTGAATGGACCACATAATAAAACCTATATTCGCAACTATCCTTTTGTCAAGGATTTAGATTCAATTTCCTGTTTATCGGAAAGATCCGAATCCAACCAAGTGATTCCCCTGATTCAATCCACAGACTTTTTATGCATCTACAAAACCCATTGCTACTCCCTTTGTCTTTGTTGTGACTATGACGCTTGTGATTGCGAAATGACTTGTCCAGATCATTGTCGCTGTTATCACGACGGTTCTTGGAGTATCAATATTGTAGATTGTCATTCTGCAGGACTTGATCAACCTCCAACAGCCATACCCATGGATGCTACAGAAGTTTATCTTCAAGGGAATGATTTCAAGAAATTAACGAGTCATTCCTTTATTGGtcgtaaaaatttaaagattttatttttaaattcatcaaaCATCGAAGTTATTCTTAATAATACGTTTAGTGGTCTTCGCCGTCTTAAAATTTTGCATTTGGAGAATAATCGTATCACCAATTTGACTGGGAATGAATTTCAGAgtctaattaatttaaaagccTTGTATTTAGAGGGGAATCGAATTTCTCATATACATTCCAAGACATTTTCATATCTGAAGGAACTAGAAATCCTTCGACTCCATGATAATAAACTCATAacctttcattttgatattatattgaatGGATTAAGGTCATTGAAGGTTTTATCTTTAAGTCGGAATAAATGGAATTGTTCAGACTGTTCGTGGATTGAGGCATCGCGTCCATGGAGAAATctaattattgattcattttcaTGCTTTGATGGAAATTACTCCAATGCCATTACTTGCCCCCTAGAAGATTCGGGATTAGGATCTTCTTTGGATTTGTCAGAAAatcgaaaaaagatttttttcgaaaGCTATCTACCAGTGTTTATAGTTGCTGGTTCATTTTTAATTGTACTGCTTGTATTTTTcggagttattttttattatcgtCAAGAAATTCGCATTTTAGCATTTGATTGGTCTGGATTAAGAAGTAATGGAGCCTACGACGTAGAGTCTAAAGAATACGACGTATATGTTGGATATTCGGCTGCTGACGATCAATGGGTTCGACAAATCCTGGCCGTCCATTTAGAGGAGGAAGAACATTACAAGCTTATATTACATCACAGAGATTTTCATCCAAATCCTCAATTAGCAGATACGATACTCTCTGGATCCGAAAATGCCAGTTCTCTTATATTTGTGATAtctaaacattttatttcttttgaatggAGCCGTTTTGAAGTTCGTTCCGCCATGCATTCTGTACTTCGGAGAAGAAACTCACCCAACAGAACCAAAGCTcgtaaagctatatttttacttcttggGGATGTATCTACCAAGGAGTTGGATCCAGATTTGAGATcctatttgaagaataattcaACTATCAAGAGAACAGATAAGTTATTTTGGTCAAGGCTCCGCTATCGTCTACCAGAGCCCAGCTCTCAAATCGCCCCTGGTACATTAAACTTGCatgatactttttatacaatCCCATTTCCAAATGAAGCCTCCACGCTTAGTAATCACACTTTGCTACGCTCCAACAACGATGATGACATCTTGTATCATCAACATAATGGTTATGAACAAAATCATTACTTTACTCTTTCATCCAGGCTTAGTAATGGGCAGAGGGTctatgatgaaaataatttgcaaattacTCCTAAATTCTTAGATAGAACCTACAAATAA